Proteins encoded by one window of Candidatus Hydrogenedentota bacterium:
- a CDS encoding flavodoxin family protein produces MIETTVVGISFSPRSESTEYTVKRALAAAQRVPDTTVKFVSTKGKKIGHCIDCGACLRNNSHCVLQDDFLEILEVYTSGDGIVVGSPVYGMNGSPTMYCFHSRLRSYFSKPGKADEFYYKVGGAIAVGGSRHGGQEMVLLAIRNYYLAASMMVVGGPLHNYSGAAVWSDDGGAIGAEQDTIGMEKAEKLGYSVAVAAKISRIGKDAFLTDGTALSI; encoded by the coding sequence ATGATAGAGACAACCGTGGTGGGCATCAGCTTCAGCCCTCGCAGCGAATCGACGGAATACACGGTTAAGCGGGCACTAGCAGCCGCGCAGAGAGTTCCCGATACGACGGTAAAGTTTGTATCCACCAAGGGTAAAAAAATTGGCCACTGTATTGATTGCGGTGCATGCTTGCGAAACAACAGCCATTGTGTTTTGCAAGACGATTTTTTGGAGATTTTGGAGGTTTACACCAGTGGCGACGGCATAGTCGTGGGTTCTCCGGTGTATGGCATGAATGGCTCGCCTACCATGTATTGCTTTCATTCCCGGTTACGGAGTTACTTTTCGAAGCCTGGGAAGGCGGACGAATTTTATTATAAAGTCGGCGGCGCAATCGCAGTGGGAGGCAGCCGCCATGGCGGACAGGAGATGGTACTGTTGGCCATCCGTAATTATTACTTGGCAGCCAGCATGATGGTGGTGGGTGGTCCGCTTCACAACTACAGCGGCGCTGCGGTTTGGTCGGATGACGGCGGCGCGATTGGCGCCGAACAAGACACCATCGGCATGGAAAAAGCAGAAAAGCTCGGCTACAGCGTCGCTGTGGCTGCGAAAATTTCCAGAATTGGCAAGGATGCGTTCTTGACAGACGGGACGGCTCTTTCTATCTGA
- a CDS encoding BMP family ABC transporter substrate-binding protein — MKKLIALTLILALCLVCVACSKEPQPGEPDDTANPTDPVTSSEPESPETEMAVALLLMGSINDQGWNAQAYNGLQEVEKVLGAKVSYSETVAQSDIEEVMRQYVQDGYNVIIGHGFEFSDTFARVAPEFPDAKFIVTSSNIAQAPNLGSLSTSNTEIGFLQGVAAAAFSESGIIGAVSSMEIPPVVQIMNGLKAGAAHVNPDAEVRVAMAGSYDDAGKGKEIALSLINEGADIIVGDSNQMSFGTLEACKERGVLFMGSVGDFSSIEPDVVVTSGLIDFSLAMVRTLEKIKDGTWEPVSYDYGVRDGVAYLTPYGNFEDRLTEEQKRIVEDAIKMMESPDFNINDYVEPAF; from the coding sequence ATGAAGAAACTGATTGCTCTCACACTCATTCTGGCGCTGTGCCTTGTATGTGTTGCTTGCAGCAAGGAACCGCAACCCGGAGAACCGGACGACACGGCTAATCCAACGGATCCGGTCACGTCGAGTGAACCTGAATCCCCTGAGACTGAAATGGCGGTGGCGCTACTTCTAATGGGCTCCATCAATGATCAGGGCTGGAATGCACAAGCTTACAATGGCTTGCAGGAAGTGGAAAAAGTGCTGGGCGCCAAGGTAAGCTACAGTGAAACGGTAGCCCAGTCGGACATTGAAGAGGTTATGCGCCAGTATGTTCAGGACGGTTACAATGTAATTATTGGCCACGGATTTGAGTTTAGCGACACCTTCGCCAGGGTAGCTCCCGAATTCCCGGATGCAAAGTTCATTGTAACAAGCTCTAACATCGCTCAGGCACCCAACTTGGGTTCTTTGTCAACGTCCAATACGGAAATCGGCTTTTTACAAGGTGTTGCCGCGGCAGCCTTCTCAGAAAGCGGTATCATCGGAGCGGTATCCAGCATGGAAATCCCCCCAGTGGTACAGATTATGAACGGACTGAAGGCAGGCGCCGCTCACGTTAATCCTGACGCAGAGGTGCGCGTGGCTATGGCAGGCTCTTATGATGATGCGGGGAAAGGGAAAGAAATTGCCCTATCATTGATCAATGAAGGCGCGGATATCATCGTGGGCGACTCCAACCAAATGAGCTTTGGTACCCTGGAGGCATGTAAAGAGCGGGGCGTTTTGTTTATGGGTTCGGTCGGTGATTTTAGCTCCATTGAACCTGACGTGGTGGTAACGAGTGGTCTGATCGACTTCTCGCTTGCTATGGTGCGCACGCTTGAGAAAATAAAAGACGGAACCTGGGAACCGGTAAGCTACGACTACGGTGTGCGCGACGGAGTGGCATATCTTACGCCTTATGGCAATTTCGAAGACA